In Coturnix japonica isolate 7356 unplaced genomic scaffold, Coturnix japonica 2.1 chrUnrandom99, whole genome shotgun sequence, a single window of DNA contains:
- the LOC107306926 gene encoding ankyrin repeat domain-containing protein 42-like: MLNISMNVFSYFHAFYLPVESCLTVRAYRRIQELQQLLEISYSNYRQLGGITEEERKMKKEEKEFKKTVRELEAQLESERVRRENLESQLDGCRAEIGRLRESRDRFDRGRCGDKKQPIHSSVVVKLAPNIGLLWAAPG; this comes from the exons ATGCTGAACATCAGCATGAATGTCTTCAGCTATTTCCATGCATTTTACTTACCTGTTGAATCCTGTCTTACAGTAAGGGCCTATCGCAGGATTCAGGAACTTCAGCAACTTCTGGAAATTTCCTACAGCAACTACAGACAGCTGGGAGGAATAActgaggaggagaggaagatgaaaaaagaggaaaaggagttTAAGAA GACCGTGAGGGAGCTGGAGGCTCAGCTGGAATCCGAGCGAGTCAGGAGGGAAAACCTGGAGAGCCAGCTGGATGGCTGCCGAGCCGAGATCGGCCGCCTCAGGGAGAGCCGGGATAGA TTCGACCGGGGACGTTGTGGAGACAAGAAGCAGCCGATCCATAGTTCCGTGGTAGTGAAGTTAGCTCCGAACATCGGGCTCCTCTGGGCAGCTCCCGGCTGA